A single region of the Silene latifolia isolate original U9 population chromosome 8, ASM4854445v1, whole genome shotgun sequence genome encodes:
- the LOC141594689 gene encoding putative F-box/LRR-repeat protein At5g02930, with translation MKSSPQKHTSSSEDDSDRDRLSKLPDDVVLHILSCMPIIDAVRTVLLRRFGNLWTFIPTLNIDMSEYQKTSTTNQLGWFCYFVRHVLMLHQSLSIDRFHLCVKFYSNAQRDEVADDIRMWSRFAFGRQTKEMRLSDLSNYDANYVTIFPRLTSDFLVTLNLDYCRIEGEIQVKLGSLKKLLLNHVSMTDENFQSLISGCPSLQKLVIVDLLSLTKPIVSVPNIDNSRLVLTMSLNFPNLETLYTYLRFDIRRLDITDISSVRDDIYIKYLTTRDNPVSTLNNILLIGKFQGVEVLRLSINASKLFLLTISNLQLLQNRWKRIDLELDDFCEVCLSGFRNLVRSSKYLEDITIYTTKDFKARIDLQEDEVSSPDVLPQVKTITVHCQGICWKNQLQLIEALLKSATVSDKLLIVPMKHRLGEAKELE, from the exons ATGAAATCAAGCCCCCAAAAGCATACAAGTTCTTCAGAGGACGATTCCGACCGAGACAGGTTGAGTAAACTGCCAGATGATGTCGTTCTGCACATTCTTTCGTGCATGCCTATTATCGATGCTGTTAGAACTGTTTTACTTCGACGATTCGGAAACCTTTGGACCTTTATTCCAACTCTTAACATTGACATGAGTGAATACCAAAAAACCAGCACTACCAATCAGCTTGGGTGGTTCTGTTATTTCGTCCGCCACGTTTTGATGCTTCACCAAAGCCTCTCCATTGATAGATTCCATCTTTGTGTAAAGTTCTACTCTAATGCCCAACGAGACGAGGTTGCTGACGATATAAGAATGTGGTCTAGGTTTGCATTTGGTAGACAAACCAAAGAAATGAGATTATCTGATCTATCCAACTATGATGCTAATTACGTTACGATTTTTCCTAGGCTCACGAGTGATTTTCTTGTTACACTTAATCTCGATTATTGCAGAATCGAGGGAGAAATTCAAGTCAAGTTGGGATCCCTAAAGAAGTTGTTACTTAACCATGTTAGTATGACCGATGAAAATTTCCAAAGCCTTATTTCTGGATGTCCTTCTTTACAAAAATTGGTTATTGTCGACTTATTGTCGTTGACAAAGCCGATCGTCTCTGTTCCTAACATTGACAATTCACGTCTAGTTCTTACGATGTCGCTTAATTTCCCTAACCTTGAAACTTTGTACACTTATTTGAGATTTGATATTCGCCGTCTAGACATCACTGATATTTCCTCTGTTCGTGATGATATCTACATCAAATATCTTACCACGCGTGATAATCCCGTAAGTACATTGAATAATATTTTGTTGATTGGAAAGTTTCAAGGTGTCGAAGTTTTGCGACTGTCAATCAATGCTTCCAAG CTATTTCTCCTCACCATATCAAATTTGCAGCTGTTACAAAATCGATGGAAACGTATAGATCTTGAATTGGACGACTTCTGTGAAGTCTGCCTCTCAGGCTTTCGTAATTTGGTTAGAAGTTCAAAATACTTAGAAGACATCACTATATACACCACAAAG GATTTTAAAGCCAGAATCGATTTGCAAGAAGACGAAGTTTCTTCTCCTGATGTGCTGCCACAGGTCAAGACCATTACCGTGCATTGCCAAGGGATATGTTGGAAGAATCAGCTTCAACTAATAGAAGCCTTGCTCAAAAGCGCAACTGTCTCGGACAAATTGTTAATCGTCCCCATGAAACATCGATTAGGGGAGGCAAAGGAGCTTGAATAG
- the LOC141594123 gene encoding uncharacterized protein LOC141594123, with amino-acid sequence MILDPNGLWFRSQTVVRGVTNSTQENMTHGVTCWSNASDEDKEMWFNNFRRVFYWTTDLERLVWQRYNDIGKKRLRDNMYKVSKRKKAPSFMKGSSYEEYTKYRNSPEFKEA; translated from the exons ATGATCCTTGATCCGAATGGTCTAtg gtttagaagtcaaacagttgttcgtggtgtgactaatagcacccaagagaacatgacacacggcgttacttgttggagtaacgctagtgatgaagataaggagatgtggttcaacaacttccgg CGTGTGTTCTATTGGACAACCGACCTTGAGCGCCTAGTTTGGCAAAGGTATAatgacattggcaagaagaggctaagggacaacatgtataaggtgtctaagaggaagaaggcgccatctttcatgaaag gttcgtcatatgaggaatataccaagtaccggaacagtcctgagttcaaggaagcatag
- the LOC141594690 gene encoding uncharacterized protein LOC141594690, producing the protein MIEYQKTSTTNQLGWFCYFVRHVLMLHQSLSIDGFYVRVKFYSNAQRDEVADDIRMWSRFAFGRQTKEMRLSDLSNYDANYVTIFPRLTSDFLVTLNLDYCRIEGEIQVKLGSLKKLSLNHVRMTDENFQSFISGCPSLQKLVIVDLLSLTKPIVSVPNIDNSRLVLTMSLNFPNLETLYTYLRFDIRRLDITDISSVRDDIYIKYLTTRDNPVSTLNNILLIGKFQGVEVLRLSINASKLFLLTIPNVQLLENRWKRIDLALDNFCEVCLSGFRNLVRSSKYLEDINIYTTKDFKARIDLQEDEVSSPDVLPQVKTITVHCQGICWKNQLQLIEALLKSATVSDKLLIVPMKHRLGEAKELE; encoded by the exons ATGATTGAATACCAAAAAACAAGTACTACCAATCAGCTTGGGTGGTTCTGTTATTTTGTCCGCCATGTTTTGATGCTTCACCAAAGCCTCTCCATTGATGGATTTTATGTTCGTGTAAAGTTCTACTCTAATGCCCAACGAGACGAGGTTGCTGACGATATAAGAATGTGGTCTAGGTTTGCATTTGGTAGACAAACCAAAGAAATGAGATTATCTGATCTATCCAACTATGATGCTAATTACGTTACGATTTTTCCTAGGCTCACGAGTGATTTTCTTGTTACACTTAATCTAGATTATTGCAGAATCGAGGGAGAAATTCAAGTCAAGTTGGGATCCCTAAAGAAGTTGTCACTTAACCATGTTAGAATGACCGATGAAAATTTCCAAAGCTTTATATCTGGATGTCCTTCTTTACAAAAATTGGTTATTGTCGACTTATTGTCGTTGACAAAGCCGATCGTCTCTGTTCCTAACATTGACAATTCACGTCTAGTTCTTACGATGTCGCTTAATTTCCCTAACCTTGAAACTTTGTACACTTATTTGAGATTTGATATTCGCCGTCTAGACATCACTGATATTTCCTCTGTTCGTGATGATATCTACATCAAATATCTTACCACGCGTGATAATCCCGTAAGTACATTGAATAATATTTTGTTGATTGGAAAGTTTCAAGGTGTCGAAGTTTTGCGACTGTCAATCAATGCTTCCAAG CTATTTCTCCTCACCATACCAAATGTGCAGCTGTTAGAAAATCGATGGAAACGTATAGATCTTGCATTGGACAACTTCTGTGAAGTCTGCCTCTCAGGCTTTCGTAATTTGGTGAGAAGTTCAAAATACTTGGAAGACATCAATATATACACCACAAAG GATTTTAAAGCCAGAATCGATTTGCAAGAAGACGAAGTTTCTTCTCCTGATGTGCTGCCACAGGTCAAGACCATTACCGTGCATTGCCAAGGGATATGTTGGAAGAATCAGCTTCAACTAATAGAAGCCTTGCTCAAAAGCGCAACTGTCTCGGACAAATTGTTAATCGTCCCCATGAAACATCGATTAGGGGAGGCAAAGGAGCTTGAATAG
- the LOC141594691 gene encoding putative FBD-associated F-box protein At3g50710 has product MTRLTPQKHTISSEDDSDRDRLSKLPDDLVVRILSCMPIIDAVRTVLLRRFGNLWTLIPTINIDMSEYQKTSTTNQLRWFCYFVRHVLMLHQSLSIDRFHLCVKFYSNAQRDEVAGDIRMWFRFAFGRQAKEIKLYDLSNHHNPTYNTILPRLTSDSLVTLNLDYCRIEGEIQVKLGSLKKLSLNHVSMTNKNFQTFISGCPSLQKLVIMNLFPMKKAFDSITNMDNFRLLITESFDFPNLETLHLQTFLRGLDIINIISSVRDLTCLDPLRSMNNMLFMEKFQGVQVLRLSGYASKLCLHALQKLQKQCLQNRLKRIVLDLYDLCERCFLGIRHLMRSSKYLEELVIYTSEDFEAIIDFQKDKLSSPSVLPQLKTITVHCYGICWKSQLQLIEALLKSATVLDKLVIVPMKHRLKEAEKLEFIKHVSSFPNHILVSFQSFISGCPSLQKLVIVDLLSLTKPIFSVPNIDNSRLVLTMSLNFPNLETLYTYLRSDIRPLDITDISSVHDDIYIKYLTTRDNIKKM; this is encoded by the exons ATGACGAGATTAACCCCCCAAAAGCATACAATTTCTTCAGAGGATGATTCCGACCGAGATAGGTTAAGTAAATTGCCAGATGATTTAGTTGTACGCATTCTTTCGTGCATGCCTATTATCGATGCTGTTAGAACTGTTTTACTTCGTCGATTCGGAAACCTTTGGACCTTGATTCCTACTATTAACATTGACATGAGTGAATACCAAAAAACCAGCACTACCAATCAGCTCCGGTGGTTCTGTTATTTCGTCCGCCACGTTTTGATGCTTCACCAAAGCCTCTCCATTGATAGATTCCATCTTTGTGTAAAATTCTACTCTAATGCGCAACGAGACGAGGTTGCTGGCGATATAAGAATGTGGTTTAGGTTTGCATTTGGTAGACAAGCAAAGGAAATCAAATTATATGATCTATCGAACCATCATAATCCTACTTACAATACAATTTTACCTAGGCTCACGAGCGATTCTCTTGTTACACTTAATCTCGATTATTGTAGAATCGAGGGAGAGATTCAAGTCAAGTTGGGATCGCTAAAGAAGTTGTCACTTAACCATGTTAGTATGACTAATAAAAATTTCCAAACCTTTATATCTGGATGTCCGTCCTTACAGAAACTGGTTATTATGAACTTATTTCCGATGAAAAAGGCGTTTGATTCTATTACTAACATGGATAATTTTCGTCTACTTATTACTGAGTCATTTGATTTCCCTAATCTTGAAACtttgcatttgcaaacttttctTCGCGGACTAGACATCATCAATATTATTTCCTCTGTTCGTGATCTTACTTGTCTCGATCCTCTACGTTCAATGAATAATATGTTGTTCATGGAAAAGTTTCAAGGTGTTCAAGTTTTGCGACTGTCAGGCTATGCTTCCAAG CTATGCCTCCATGCATTACAAAAATTGCAGAAGCAGTGTTTACAAAATCGATTGAAGCGAATAGTTCTTGATTTGTACGATTTATGTGAAAGGTGCTTCTTAGGCATTCGTCATTTGATGAGAAGTTCAAAATACTTGGAAGAACTTGTTATATACACCTCAGAG GATTTTGAAGCCATAATCGATTTTCAAAAAGACAAACTTTCTTCTCCTTCTGTGCTGCCACAACTCAAGACCATTACCGTGCATTGTTATGGGATATGTTGGAAGAGTCAGCTTCAACTAATAGAAGCCTTGCTCAAAAGCGCAACTGTCTTGGACAAATTGGTAATCGTCCCTATGAAACATCGATTAAAGGAGGCAGAGAAGCTTGAATTTATTAAACATGTGTCGAGCTTTCCAA ACCACATCCTTGTGAGTTTCCAAAGCTTTATATCTGGATGTCCTTCTTTACAAAAACTGGTTATTGTCGACTTATTGTCGTTGACAAAGCCGATTTTCTCTGTTCCTAACATTGACAATTCACGTCTAGTTCTTACGATGTCGCTTAATTTCCCTAACCTTGAAACTTTGTACACGTATTTGAGATCTGATATTCGCCCTCTAGACATCACTGATATTTCCTCTGTTCATGATGATATCTACATCAAATATCTTACCACGCGTGATAATATAAAGAAGATGTAA
- the LOC141594692 gene encoding F-box/FBD/LRR-repeat protein At2g04230-like, which yields MWDVFMVSNNEPQGLYSIRQSQLRMMSLRPQKHVRSSEGDVGRDRLSEMPDEVLVNILSCMPTLDAVKTVLLRRFGNLWTLIHNLEFDTYYFPDEKAWVRRFVRNVLMLHQKPSIDSFVLYVEFDNKDEYEEEDEAANEIKIWFRFALEKQAKEIRLSVLSTHKHFYTLFLPNLTSQFLVTLDLKFCSIEREIQVKLGSLKKLTLTYVELDDEIFQSFISGCPSLQELFIENLFGMTDLSFSSPNIDKLSLVFDVEEHWEHSLALNIPNLKSLHLNINMNGVDIIDTRGVHIIDVSSIRDIYIIYHVSSRYADEAFPFITKLLAKFEGVEVFRLSLDFSKIFLRVIQNLQLLRNRWKRIVLVNK from the exons ATGTGGGATGTTTTTATGGTGTCAAATAATGAGCCACAAGGATTATACAGTATCAG GCAATCACAGCTGAGAATGATGAGTTTAAGGCCACAAAAGCATGTACGTTCTTCAGAAGGTGATGTTGGCCGAGATAGGTTGAGTGAAATGCCAGATGAAGTACTTGTCAACATTCTTTCATGTATGCCCACTCTAGATGCTGTTAAAACTGTTTTACTTCGTCGATTTGGAAACCTTTGGACCTTGATTCATAATCTTGAGTTTGACACTTATTACTTTCCCGATGAGAAGGCATGGGTCCGTCGTTTTGTCCGCAATGTATTGATGCTTCACCAAAAACCCTCCATTGATAGTTTTGTTTTGTATGTCGAGTTTGATAATAAAGACGAatatgaagaagaagatgaggctgctaatgaaataaaaatatggTTTAGGTTTGCATTGGAAAAACAAGCCAAGGAGATCAGATTATCTGTTCTATCAACCCATAAACATTTTTACACATTGTTCTTGCCTAATCTCACAAGTCAATTTCTTGTTACCCTCGATCTCAAGTTTTGCTCAATTGAGAGAGAAATTCAAGTCAAGTTGGGATCCCTAAAGAAGTTAACACTTACCTATGTTGAACTGGATGATGAAATATTCCAAAGCTTTATATCTGGATGTCCTTCCTTGCAAGAACTTTTTATTGAGAATCTTTTCGGTATGACAGATCTAAGTTTTAGTTCTCCAAACATTGATAAATTATCTCTTGTTTTTGATGTTGAGGAGCATTGGGAGCATTCTCTGGCACTTAATATCCCCAATCTTAAAAGTTTGCATCTGAATATTAATATGAACGGAGTGGACATCATTGATACTCGCGGAGTGCACATCATTGACGTTTCATCTATTCGTGATATCTACATCATATATCATGTATCTTCTAGGTATGCTGACGAAGCATTTCCATTCATTACAAAGTTGTTGGCGAAGTTTGAAGGTGTTGAAGTTTTTCGACTGTCACTTGATTTTTCGAAG ATATTCCTCCGGGTAATACAAAATTTGCAGCTTTTACGAAATAGATGGAAGCGTATAGTTCTG gtaaacaaatga